Genomic DNA from Desulfuromonas versatilis:
TCGCTCTGGGCATTATGCCCTACATCAGCGCCTCGATCATTCTGCAGCTGCTGACGGTTGTCTTCGAGCCGGTCGAGCGGCTCTCGAAAGAAGGCGAGCAGGGGCGCAAGACCATCACCAAGTGGACCCGCTACGGTACCATCCTGCTTTCGATCATTCAGGGGGCGGGGATTGCCATCGGACTGCAGACCATGCGGGGACCGGCCGGTGAACCGGTGGTCCCCGACCAGGGCTACGGCTTTATTCTGCTGACCATCATCACTCTGACTGCCGGAACCGCCTTCATCATGTGGCTGGGCGAGCAGATCACCGAGCGGGGGATCGGCAACGGGATCTCGCTGATCATCTTCGCCGGGATCATGGCCAACGCACCGGCGGCGGTGGTTAACTCGATCCGGCTGATGAAAACCGCAGCCATTTCGCCGGTGGTGATGCTCTTTCTCCTGGTGGTCATGGTTGGCGTCATCTGGGCCATCATCTTCATGGAGCGCGGTCAGCGACGGGTACCGATCCACTACGCCAAGCGCGTGGTGGGGATGCGCAACTACGGTGGACAGACCAGCCATCTGCCCCTGAAGATTAACATGAGCGGCGTCATCCCGCCGATCTTCGCCAGCTCGATCATCATGTTTCCCGCCACCGTTGCCAACTTGGTGGACGTGCCCTGGGTGCAGACCCTGGCCGGCATGATGACGCCGACGCACTGGCTATATAATGTTTTTTTCGTTGCATTTATAATTTTCTTCTGCTATTTCTACACGGCTGTAACCTTTAACCCTGTCGATGTGGCGGACAACGTCAAGAAACAAGGGGGGTATATCCCCGGGATTCGGCCTGGTAAGGCGACTGCCGAATACCTGGATACCACTCTTGGCCGGCTGACCTTTGCTGGCGCACTCTACGTTTCTGCCGTTTGTGTTTTGCCCACCGTGCTTATCGGGCAGTTCAATGTGCCTTTTTACTTCGGTGGGACTTCTCTGCTGATCGTGGTCGGCGTCGGCCTGGATACCGCCTCGCAGATTGAGGCGCATCTCATCTCCCGGTCGTATGAGGGGTTCATGAAGGGTGTGACCCTTAAGGGACGACACGGATAGGAAGGCGGAGAACTGTTATGAAATTGATTCTGCTTGGTCCTCCGGGTGCCGGTAAGGGTACCCAGGCCAAAATGCTTACCGAACGTTTCGATATCCCCCAGATCTCTACCGGGGATATCCTCAGGGCGGCCGTCAAGGAAGGGACGCCCATGGGTGTCAAGGCCAAGGCGTTTATGGACGCCGGCGGGCTGGTCCCCGACGAGGTGGTGGTCGGCATCGTGCGTGAGCGGCTGCAGAAACCGGACTGCGAAAAGGGGTTCATTCTGGACGGGTTTCCGCGCACCGAGGCGCAGGCCGATGCGCTCAAGGCTACGCTGGCGTCCCTGGGCAAGGAGTTGGATGCGGTGATCTCCCTCGAGGTCGACACCGAGGCTCTGGTCGAGCGGCTCACCGGGCGGCGGACCTGCCGCGGCTGTGGTAAGGGCTATCACATCAAGTTCGACCCTCCGGGAGAGGCCGGTCGCTGCGATGCCTGCGGCGGCGAGCTCTTTCAGCGTGAGGACGACCAGGAAACCACGATCCGCAACCGGCTTCAGGTTTATCATCAGCAGACCATGCCGCTGATCGATTACTATCGGCGCGACGGGCTGCTCTCGGCGGTGGACGGCATGCTGCCCATGGACGCCGTCAGGGAGCGGATTCTGGCCATTCTGCAGGCGGCCTGAAAGTGATTATCATCAAGTCCCGCGAAGAGCTGAGGTTGATGCGGGAAGCCGGGGTCATCGTCGCCGAGATCCTCCAGGTGCTGAAAGAGCGGGTCGTGGCAGGGGTAACTACCCTGGAGCTGGACCGGCTCGCCGAGCAAGAGTGCCGGAAGCACAAGGTGCGTCCCGCGTTCAAGGGGTACGGAGGGTTTCCCTTTACGATTTGCGCCTCGCCGAACGAAAAGGTGGTTCACGGTTTCGCCGACAGTGAGCCGCTCAAGGCCGGGGATATCCTGAGTATCGATTTTGGGGTTATCCACAAGGGGTTCTACGGGGATTCCGCCCTGACCATTGCGGTCGGTGATGTTGGCGAAGAAAAGCTTCGGCTGCTGCGGGTTACCGAGAAGTCGCTGGAGTTGGCCATCGAGGCCACGGTGGTCGGGGGACGTTTGTCCGACATCTCCCACGCGGTTCAGGCGTATGTCGAGGCCGAAGGGTTCAGTGTGGTGCGCGAGTTCGTCGGCCATGGCATCGGCCGGCAGTTGCACGAATCGCCACAGATCCCGAACTTCGGTCCGCCCCGGCAGGGGCCGGTGCTCAAGGCCGGTATGACTTTGGCT
This window encodes:
- the secY gene encoding preprotein translocase subunit SecY; this encodes MFTAIQNIFGIPELRRRILFTLGMLAVYRVGCHVPTPGVDAQVLAKFFEGTQGTLLGLVSAFTGGALERMTVFALGIMPYISASIILQLLTVVFEPVERLSKEGEQGRKTITKWTRYGTILLSIIQGAGIAIGLQTMRGPAGEPVVPDQGYGFILLTIITLTAGTAFIMWLGEQITERGIGNGISLIIFAGIMANAPAAVVNSIRLMKTAAISPVVMLFLLVVMVGVIWAIIFMERGQRRVPIHYAKRVVGMRNYGGQTSHLPLKINMSGVIPPIFASSIIMFPATVANLVDVPWVQTLAGMMTPTHWLYNVFFVAFIIFFCYFYTAVTFNPVDVADNVKKQGGYIPGIRPGKATAEYLDTTLGRLTFAGALYVSAVCVLPTVLIGQFNVPFYFGGTSLLIVVGVGLDTASQIEAHLISRSYEGFMKGVTLKGRHG
- a CDS encoding adenylate kinase; translation: MKLILLGPPGAGKGTQAKMLTERFDIPQISTGDILRAAVKEGTPMGVKAKAFMDAGGLVPDEVVVGIVRERLQKPDCEKGFILDGFPRTEAQADALKATLASLGKELDAVISLEVDTEALVERLTGRRTCRGCGKGYHIKFDPPGEAGRCDACGGELFQREDDQETTIRNRLQVYHQQTMPLIDYYRRDGLLSAVDGMLPMDAVRERILAILQAA
- the map gene encoding type I methionyl aminopeptidase, with translation MIIIKSREELRLMREAGVIVAEILQVLKERVVAGVTTLELDRLAEQECRKHKVRPAFKGYGGFPFTICASPNEKVVHGFADSEPLKAGDILSIDFGVIHKGFYGDSALTIAVGDVGEEKLRLLRVTEKSLELAIEATVVGGRLSDISHAVQAYVEAEGFSVVREFVGHGIGRQLHESPQIPNFGPPRQGPVLKAGMTLAIEPMINAGVPGVRILSDGWTAVTLDGKPSAHFEHTVAVTENGPEILTRL